From one Rhizobium rosettiformans genomic stretch:
- the secY gene encoding preprotein translocase subunit SecY — MASAAEQLASNLNFSTFAKAEDLKKRLWFTLAALLVYRLGTHIPLPGLNPEAYAAAFQGQSGGILGLFNMFAGGAVERMAIFALGIMPYISASIIVQLMTSVVPTLEQLKKEGEQGRKIINQYTRYGTVLLGALQAYGIAVGLESGQGIVADPGWFFRISTVLTLLGGTMFLMWLGEQITSRGIGNGISLIIFAGIAAGLPAAVAQTLELGRTGALSTLLILTVIVVAIAVIALIVFVERAQRRLLIQYPKRQVGNRMFQGDTSHLPLKLNTAGVIPAIFASSLLLLPATAAGFSGNSQLPGWATTVIAALQHGHPVYMLLYGALIAFFAFFYTAIVFNPKDTADNLKKHGGFIPGIRPGDRTAEYIDYVLTRITTVGAVYLVFVCVLPEILIARTGIPLALGGTSLLIVVSVTLDTVAQVQGHLIAQQYEGLIKKSKLRGGKRGR; from the coding sequence ATGGCTTCTGCAGCGGAACAACTGGCCTCGAACCTCAACTTCTCGACTTTCGCCAAGGCGGAAGATCTGAAGAAGCGTCTGTGGTTCACCCTGGCCGCATTGCTGGTTTATCGCCTCGGCACGCATATTCCGCTGCCCGGCCTCAACCCGGAGGCTTATGCCGCGGCCTTCCAGGGCCAGTCCGGTGGTATCCTCGGTCTTTTCAACATGTTTGCCGGTGGCGCGGTCGAGCGCATGGCGATCTTCGCGCTGGGCATCATGCCCTACATCTCCGCGTCGATCATCGTGCAGCTGATGACGTCGGTCGTGCCGACCCTCGAGCAGCTCAAGAAAGAGGGCGAGCAGGGCCGCAAGATCATCAACCAGTACACCCGCTACGGCACCGTGCTTCTCGGCGCGCTTCAGGCCTACGGCATCGCCGTCGGCCTCGAATCGGGGCAGGGGATCGTTGCCGACCCGGGCTGGTTCTTCCGCATTTCGACCGTTCTGACGCTGCTTGGCGGCACCATGTTCCTGATGTGGCTTGGTGAGCAGATCACCTCGCGTGGCATCGGCAACGGTATCTCGCTGATCATCTTCGCCGGCATCGCTGCCGGTCTGCCGGCCGCTGTCGCCCAAACGCTTGAACTCGGCCGCACGGGCGCGCTGTCCACCTTGCTGATTCTCACCGTCATCGTCGTGGCCATCGCCGTCATCGCGCTGATCGTGTTCGTTGAGCGTGCCCAGCGCCGTCTTCTGATCCAGTATCCGAAGCGCCAGGTTGGCAATCGCATGTTCCAGGGCGACACCTCGCACCTGCCGCTGAAGCTGAACACTGCGGGCGTCATTCCGGCGATCTTTGCATCGTCGCTTCTGCTCCTGCCGGCCACCGCTGCTGGCTTCTCCGGCAATAGCCAGCTTCCGGGCTGGGCGACGACGGTGATCGCCGCTCTGCAGCACGGTCATCCGGTCTATATGCTGCTCTACGGCGCGCTGATTGCCTTCTTCGCCTTCTTCTACACGGCCATCGTCTTCAATCCGAAGGATACGGCCGACAACCTGAAGAAGCATGGCGGGTTCATTCCCGGCATCCGCCCGGGTGATCGCACCGCAGAGTACATCGACTACGTCCTGACCCGCATCACGACGGTCGGCGCGGTCTATCTGGTTTTCGTCTGTGTCCTGCCAGAAATCCTCATCGCACGCACCGGGATCCCATTAGCCCTTGGTGGTACTTCGCTTTTGATTGTTGTCAGCGTGACCCTTGATACTGTAGCACAGGTTCAGGGACATCTGATCGCCCAGCAATATGAGGGCCTGATCAAGAAGTCGAAGTTGCGTGGAGGAAAGAGGGGACGATGA
- a CDS encoding adenylate kinase, with protein sequence MRLILLGPPGAGKGTQAQRIVEKHGIPQLSTGDMLRAAVSAGTEVGKRAKAVMDAGKLVSDEIVIAIVSERIDAPDCANGFILDGFPRTLVQADATEAMLKGKDLDLSGVIEIRVDDEILADRIAGRYTCANCGAGYHDENLKPKVDGVCDKCGSTHFKRRPDDNRDTVRTRLQAYYKETSPLIGYYHAKGKLHSVDGMGEIDAVTGEIEAILAKL encoded by the coding sequence ATGAGACTGATTCTGTTAGGACCGCCGGGCGCGGGTAAGGGAACCCAGGCCCAGCGGATCGTGGAGAAGCACGGCATTCCGCAGCTCTCCACCGGTGACATGCTCCGTGCTGCGGTATCCGCGGGCACGGAGGTCGGGAAGCGCGCCAAGGCCGTCATGGATGCTGGCAAGTTGGTTTCCGACGAAATCGTCATCGCCATCGTCTCCGAGCGCATCGATGCGCCCGACTGTGCCAATGGGTTCATTCTCGATGGCTTTCCCCGGACGCTCGTCCAGGCGGATGCCACCGAGGCGATGCTCAAGGGCAAGGACCTTGACCTGTCGGGCGTGATCGAGATCCGCGTCGATGACGAGATCCTCGCGGACCGAATCGCCGGCCGCTACACCTGTGCAAACTGTGGCGCCGGTTATCACGACGAGAACCTGAAGCCGAAGGTGGACGGCGTTTGTGACAAGTGTGGTTCGACCCATTTCAAGCGTCGTCCCGACGATAACAGGGACACGGTCCGCACGCGTTTGCAGGCCTATTACAAGGAAACCTCGCCGCTGATCGGCTATTACCACGCCAAGGGTAAGCTGCATTCGGTCGACGGCATGGGTGAGATCGATGCCGTCACCGGCGAGATCGAGGCCATCCTGGCCAAGCTCTGA
- the rpsM gene encoding 30S ribosomal protein S13, translated as MARIAGVNIPTAKRVVIALTYIHGIGPKFASEIMEKVGLPADKRVHQLTDAEVLQIRETIDRDYQVEGDLRRDTAMNIKRLMDLGCYRGLRHRRGLPVRGQRTHTNARTRKGPAKAIAGKKK; from the coding sequence GTGGCACGTATCGCTGGCGTCAACATCCCGACTGCGAAGCGCGTTGTTATCGCGCTGACCTACATTCACGGGATTGGACCGAAGTTCGCATCTGAAATCATGGAGAAGGTCGGTCTTCCGGCTGACAAGCGCGTTCACCAGCTGACCGACGCTGAAGTTCTTCAGATCCGCGAAACCATCGACCGCGATTACCAGGTCGAAGGTGACCTGCGTCGCGATACCGCGATGAACATCAAGCGTTTGATGGACCTCGGCTGCTACCGTGGCCTGCGCCACCGTCGTGGTCTGCCGGTTCGCGGTCAGCGCACGCACACCAACGCCCGCACCCGCAAGGGTCCGGCGAAGGCGATCGCTGGTAAGAAGAAGTAA
- the rpsK gene encoding 30S ribosomal protein S11: MAKEATRVRRRERKNISSGVAHVNSTFNNTMITITDAQGNAIAWSSAGAKGFKGSRKSTPFAAQIAAEDCAKKAQEHGMKTLEVEVCGPGSGRESALRALQAAGFMITSIRDVTPIPHNGCRPRKKRRV, from the coding sequence ATGGCCAAGGAAGCCACACGCGTCCGCCGTCGCGAACGCAAGAATATCTCGTCGGGCGTTGCTCACGTCAACTCGACCTTCAACAACACGATGATCACCATCACCGACGCACAGGGCAACGCAATTGCCTGGTCGTCTGCTGGTGCCAAGGGCTTCAAGGGTTCGCGTAAGTCGACCCCGTTCGCCGCTCAGATCGCTGCTGAAGACTGCGCCAAGAAGGCTCAGGAACACGGCATGAAGACGCTGGAAGTTGAAGTTTGCGGTCCGGGCTCCGGTCGTGAATCCGCTCTGCGCGCCCTCCAGGCTGCCGGCTTCATGATCACGTCCATCCGCGACGTGACCCCGATCCCGCACAATGGCTGCCGTCCGCGCAAGAAGCGTCGCGTCTAA
- a CDS encoding DNA-directed RNA polymerase subunit alpha yields the protein MIQKNWQELIKPNKVEFSSSGRTKATLVAEPLERGFGLTLGNALRRVLLSSLRGAAVTAVQIDGVLHEFSSIPGVREDVTDIVLNIKEIAIKMDGDDAKRMVVRKQGPGVVTAGDIQTVGDIEILNPNHVICTLDEGAEIRMEFTVNNGKGYVPAERNRAEDAPIGLIPVDSLYSPVKKVSYKVENTREGQVLDYDKLLMTIETDGSVTGEDAVAFAARILQDQLGVFVNFDEPQKEAEEEAVTELAFNPALLKKVDELELSVRSANCLKNDNIVYIGDLIQKTEAEMLRTPNFGRKSLNEIKEVLASMGLHLGMEVPAWPPENIEDLAKRYEDQY from the coding sequence ATGATTCAGAAGAATTGGCAGGAACTGATCAAGCCGAACAAGGTGGAATTTTCCTCCTCCGGCCGCACCAAGGCGACCCTCGTCGCCGAGCCGCTTGAGCGTGGCTTCGGCCTGACGCTCGGCAACGCTCTGCGTCGCGTTCTCCTGTCGTCGCTTCGTGGTGCAGCCGTCACGGCTGTCCAGATCGACGGCGTTCTGCACGAGTTCTCGTCTATCCCGGGCGTTCGCGAAGATGTCACCGACATCGTCCTGAACATCAAGGAAATCGCCATCAAGATGGACGGCGACGATGCCAAGCGCATGGTTGTCCGCAAGCAGGGTCCGGGCGTTGTTACCGCCGGTGACATCCAGACGGTCGGCGACATTGAGATCCTGAACCCCAACCACGTGATCTGCACCCTCGACGAAGGTGCTGAAATCCGCATGGAGTTCACGGTCAACAACGGCAAGGGCTATGTTCCTGCCGAGCGCAACCGCGCGGAAGATGCACCGATCGGTCTCATCCCGGTCGACAGCCTCTATTCGCCGGTCAAGAAGGTGTCCTACAAGGTGGAAAACACCCGCGAAGGACAGGTTCTCGACTATGACAAGCTGCTGATGACCATCGAAACCGATGGTTCGGTCACCGGGGAAGATGCAGTCGCTTTCGCGGCTCGTATTCTCCAGGACCAGCTCGGCGTCTTCGTCAACTTCGACGAGCCGCAGAAGGAAGCCGAAGAAGAAGCCGTCACCGAGCTTGCCTTCAACCCGGCGCTGCTCAAGAAGGTCGACGAGCTGGAGCTTTCGGTCCGCTCGGCAAACTGCCTGAAGAACGACAACATCGTTTACATCGGCGATCTGATCCAGAAGACCGAGGCAGAGATGCTGCGCACGCCGAACTTCGGTCGCAAGTCGCTGAACGAAATCAAGGAAGTTCTCGCTTCCATGGGCCTGCACCTCGGTATGGAAGTACCGGCATGGCCGCCTGAGAACATCGAAGATCTCGCCAAGCGCTACGAAGACCAGTACTGA
- the rplQ gene encoding 50S ribosomal protein L17 produces MRHQKAGRKLNRTASHRKAMFANMAASLITHEQIVTTLPKAKEIRPIVEKLVTLGKRGDLHARRQAISQIKDVDAVKKLFDAIATRYATRNGGYLRIMKAGFRQGDNAAMAVIEFVERDVDAKGAADKARVAAEAEAEAA; encoded by the coding sequence ATGCGCCACCAGAAAGCCGGCCGCAAGCTGAACCGTACCGCCAGCCACCGTAAGGCGATGTTCGCCAACATGGCTGCTTCGCTCATCACCCATGAGCAGATCGTCACGACGCTCCCGAAGGCGAAGGAAATTCGCCCGATCGTCGAGAAGCTGGTCACCCTCGGCAAGCGCGGCGACCTGCACGCTCGTCGTCAGGCCATCTCGCAGATCAAGGACGTTGATGCCGTCAAGAAGCTCTTCGACGCCATCGCAACGCGCTACGCCACCCGCAACGGCGGCTACCTGCGTATCATGAAGGCCGGTTTCCGCCAGGGCGACAACGCCGCCATGGCTGTCATCGAATTCGTCGAGCGCGACGTTGACGCCAAGGGTGCAGCCGACAAGGCCCGCGTCGCCGCTGAAGCCGAAGCTGAAGCTGCGTAA
- a CDS encoding DoxX family protein produces the protein MVDASIFSNDRSHLIIPSLSTFYDRIAQPMAWSIFRLAVGGMLLIEGWPKIMAPFAQVGFVEKLGFYPGWLWSPTLALLQVGGGLLIALGLFTRPAALANGVMLAITLYFHMANPYGDAFLTQAGIDAMKAGSEFFTPQAMARLADGGHVFLHQVQSKAELASLFWTGGAFLFAAFGGGYLSLDRLLFKKQF, from the coding sequence ATGGTTGACGCATCCATTTTCAGCAATGACAGATCCCATCTGATCATACCCTCGCTCTCGACCTTCTATGACCGCATCGCCCAGCCCATGGCTTGGTCGATCTTCCGCCTCGCTGTCGGCGGCATGCTGTTGATCGAGGGTTGGCCTAAGATCATGGCACCCTTCGCGCAGGTCGGATTTGTGGAAAAGCTTGGCTTCTATCCGGGCTGGCTCTGGTCACCGACGCTTGCTTTGCTGCAGGTCGGAGGCGGCCTCCTGATCGCGCTCGGCCTCTTCACGAGGCCCGCAGCGCTGGCCAATGGCGTGATGCTGGCTATCACCCTCTATTTCCACATGGCCAACCCGTATGGCGACGCCTTCCTCACCCAGGCCGGCATCGATGCAATGAAGGCTGGCAGCGAATTCTTCACGCCGCAGGCCATGGCACGGCTTGCTGATGGCGGCCATGTCTTCCTACATCAGGTGCAGAGCAAGGCAGAACTCGCTTCGCTCTTCTGGACGGGTGGCGCCTTTCTTTTCGCCGCCTTTGGTGGCGGCTACCTCTCGCTCGACCGGCTGCTGTTCAAGAAGCAGTTCTGA
- a CDS encoding RNA polymerase sigma factor: MATRLVSTPEPVSVVDRADAASILVIMRRDGQPAAGAAKNLTLAAADIERIYRIERVRLVAGLARHVGDLTLAEDLAQEALISALATWPRTGTPPNPGGWLMTTAKRRAVDLWRRRRMMARHEATLMHDIETAHVDGFEAVEATLDDAIGDERLSLIFTACHPFLSRDQRTALTLKVIAGLTTVEIARAFLTQETTVAQRIVRAKKVLREGDVAFEVPIGSERDARLASVLEVIYLIFNEGYAASRGEDLMRPQLCDEAMRLGRILVGLAPEEPEAHGLLALMELQASRFKARIGSDGSAQTLETQNRRLWDRLLIQRGLEGLVTVTRLGGEDGIYALQAALAAVHARASRFEDTDWALSAALYDRLLERVPSPVVALNRAVAHAMAFGPETGLALLAEIEAEPQLAGYAALYAAKGDFLMRLGRMSEARVEFERAAELSGNETERSFLMGRVRCCAEAQD; encoded by the coding sequence GTGGCGACACGACTGGTGTCGACGCCTGAGCCGGTCTCCGTGGTTGACCGGGCTGACGCCGCGTCCATACTCGTGATCATGAGACGAGACGGACAGCCGGCTGCAGGCGCTGCCAAGAACCTGACACTTGCGGCCGCGGACATCGAGAGGATCTATCGTATCGAGCGAGTCCGGCTGGTCGCCGGGCTAGCAAGACATGTCGGCGATCTCACCCTCGCGGAGGACCTGGCGCAGGAGGCCCTCATTTCGGCGCTGGCAACCTGGCCGCGAACCGGCACACCGCCCAATCCGGGTGGGTGGCTGATGACGACGGCCAAGCGGCGGGCTGTCGACCTCTGGCGCCGTCGCCGGATGATGGCACGCCACGAGGCCACGCTTATGCACGACATCGAAACCGCGCATGTGGATGGTTTCGAGGCCGTCGAGGCGACCCTCGACGACGCGATCGGCGACGAGCGGCTGTCGCTGATCTTCACCGCCTGCCATCCGTTCCTTTCCCGCGACCAGCGCACGGCGCTGACGCTGAAGGTCATTGCCGGGCTGACGACGGTGGAGATCGCCCGGGCCTTTCTCACGCAGGAAACGACAGTCGCGCAGCGCATCGTGCGGGCGAAGAAGGTGCTGCGGGAGGGTGACGTCGCCTTCGAGGTGCCGATTGGATCGGAACGCGATGCACGTCTCGCCTCGGTGCTGGAGGTCATCTACCTGATCTTCAACGAGGGTTATGCGGCGAGCCGCGGCGAAGACCTCATGCGGCCGCAGCTTTGTGACGAGGCCATGCGACTCGGACGCATTCTGGTCGGGCTCGCGCCAGAAGAGCCTGAAGCGCATGGGCTGCTGGCTCTGATGGAGTTGCAGGCCTCGCGCTTCAAGGCGCGGATCGGATCGGATGGCAGCGCGCAGACACTCGAGACACAGAACCGGCGGCTGTGGGACCGGTTGCTGATCCAGCGCGGGCTCGAGGGGCTGGTGACGGTGACGCGCCTTGGAGGCGAAGACGGGATCTATGCGCTGCAGGCGGCGCTTGCAGCCGTGCATGCGCGGGCGTCGCGATTTGAGGATACGGACTGGGCGCTGAGTGCTGCGCTTTATGACCGGTTGCTGGAGCGGGTCCCCTCGCCTGTCGTGGCGCTGAACCGGGCGGTGGCGCATGCGATGGCGTTCGGGCCCGAGACGGGGCTTGCGCTGCTGGCGGAGATCGAGGCGGAGCCGCAGCTGGCGGGTTACGCGGCGCTCTATGCCGCCAAGGGCGATTTTCTGATGCGGCTGGGACGGATGTCGGAGGCGCGCGTGGAGTTTGAGCGAGCGGCTGAACTGAGCGGGAACGAGACCGAGCGGTCGTTTCTGATGGGTCGGGTGCGTTGCTGCGCCGAGGCGCAAGACTGA
- a CDS encoding VOC family protein, with translation MSKMIFINLPVTDLAASTGFYQALGATKNPQFSNENAACMMVTDTIGVMILTHDFYRTFTSRPIADAKATSQTLLALTVEAHADVDRVVGAASAAGGRADPNPPQDHGFMWSRSVEDPDGHVWEIFWMDPAAAGGDTTGVDA, from the coding sequence ATGAGCAAGATGATCTTCATCAACCTTCCCGTGACAGACCTTGCTGCCTCGACCGGTTTCTACCAAGCGCTGGGGGCGACAAAGAACCCGCAATTCTCCAACGAGAATGCGGCTTGCATGATGGTGACGGACACGATCGGCGTGATGATCCTGACGCATGACTTCTACCGGACGTTCACGTCCCGCCCGATTGCCGATGCGAAGGCGACGAGCCAGACGCTTCTGGCATTGACCGTAGAGGCGCATGCGGATGTCGACCGGGTTGTCGGGGCCGCCAGCGCTGCCGGCGGACGGGCCGATCCGAACCCGCCGCAGGATCACGGCTTCATGTGGAGCCGGTCGGTAGAGGATCCTGACGGTCACGTCTGGGAAATCTTCTGGATGGACCCGGCGGCTGCCGGTGGCGACACGACTGGTGTCGACGCCTGA
- a CDS encoding YciI family protein produces the protein MRVMVMVKATEDSEEGIMPPAKLFEDMGKFNEELVQAGIMLSGDGLKPSKMGKRVTFDGPDRRVIDGPFAETRELVAGYWIWEVKDMDEAVAWVKRCPNPMMAPSEIEIRPFYEMEDFAEIASPEGQASHDRAAEGLAAQQKSKG, from the coding sequence ATGCGTGTCATGGTGATGGTGAAGGCGACGGAAGACAGTGAAGAAGGCATCATGCCGCCGGCCAAGCTGTTCGAGGACATGGGCAAGTTCAACGAAGAACTGGTGCAGGCGGGCATCATGCTCTCGGGCGACGGGCTCAAGCCATCGAAGATGGGCAAGCGGGTGACCTTCGACGGACCCGATCGGCGGGTGATCGACGGCCCCTTTGCTGAGACAAGGGAGCTGGTCGCCGGCTACTGGATCTGGGAGGTGAAGGACATGGACGAGGCGGTCGCCTGGGTCAAACGCTGCCCGAACCCAATGATGGCACCGAGCGAAATCGAGATCCGGCCCTTCTACGAGATGGAGGATTTCGCCGAGATCGCATCACCGGAAGGACAGGCGAGCCATGACCGCGCCGCCGAAGGGCTCGCGGCTCAGCAGAAGTCGAAGGGCTGA